CTCCTAAAAATAATAAGTTATATGAGATTGTAAACGGAAAGGATTTGCATGATGTAAGAGATAATAATATTATATATGGGCAGGGAGATTTTATTGGTATAAATGTAAATTATATTGCATATAAAAAAGGTGATTATGTAATATTAAAAAAATATTAAAATTTGTTAAAAAGTAGTATAATAAAAATATCATAAATAAGGGAAGGGGGAAGGTAGGTTATGATGATTTTTTGCAATTTAAAAGGAAGTTATTTGAAATGAAGCTAAATATAAAAAAAATCGGAAATTTTATTATTGGTACTACAAATTTTGATGAAGAGAATGTCGATGAAATTATTGATTTGCTTTTTGAAAAATATGGTCGTGATTTTTTTTGTAATGTTTATCAGAATTTTAAAAATGGCGATAAAATAGACGAATCTTTTAAGAAAAGTTTGATAAAAGAAGATAAACTAAAGAAACTAAAAATAATGATATAATCCATTATAATTTATTGGGGAAAATAAAAAAATATAAAAGGGGATATATATTATGGTAAAAAGACTGCCTGACAGGAAAGAAATTGATGATAGATATAAATGGAAGCTTGAGGATATTTATGAAAATGAAGAATTATGGGAAAATGACTTTAACAGGGTTAAAGTCATTTTAAACGAAATTTTGAAATACAAGGGGAAAATAAATAATGATAAATCCCTATTAGAGGTTTTAAAATTAAATGATGATGTTAGCATATTGACAAATAAATTAATTGCTTATGCCAAAATGAGAAAAGATGAAGATAATAGCAACGGGAAATATCAGGCTTTGGCTGATAGGGCAATGACCTTGAATATCCAAGTATTAAGTGCTACTTCATTTATTATTCCCGAGGTCTTATCAATAGATGAAACAGCAATAAAAGATTATCTTGATAGAAATACGGAACTTGGAGTCTATAAACATTTTCTTGATGATATACTGAGATATAAACCACATGTACTTTCTGATAAAGAAGAAAGATTATTGGCTGAAACAGGTATAATTGCACAGGCTCCCGGTAATATTTTTAAGATGTTGAACAATGCCGATATCAAATTTCCGATTATTAAGGATGATGATGGTAATGATGTTGAACTGACACATGGGAATTTTATAAAATTTATGGAAAGCAGGAACAGGGATGTAAGGTACAATGCTTTCAACGGTATGTATAATACATATAAAAATTTTATAAATACATATTCCTCAATGACTGATTCAAATGTAAAAAAAGATATTTTTTATTCTAAAATGAGAAATCATAAATCTTCTTTGGAAGCGTCTTTATTTGATGATAATGTTCCTGTTGAAGTATACAATAATTTAATCAATACAGTACATGACAAAATCGATTTACTCCACAGGTATGTTAAGCTAAGGAAAAAATTCTTAAAATTAGAGGAACTCCACATGTATGACCTTTATGTGCCTCTGATAAAAGAATATGACAAACATTATAAATATGAAGAGGCGGTCAATATCGTATTGGAGGGTTTAAAGCCTCTTGGAAACGACTATGTGGATATATTAAAAAGCGGTTTTGATTCCAAATGGATTGATGTATTTGAAAATCGAGGCAAAACCTCCGGTGCTTATTCATGGGGTGCATATGGCGTACATCCCTATGTGCTTTTAAACTATCAGGGGAATTTAAATGATGTATTTACAATAGCACATGAGATGGGGCATTCGCTTCATACACACTATTCCATGTCTTGCCAGCCGTTTGTATATTCAGAATACAAAATATTTGTTGCAGAAGTAGCCTCAACATGTAATGAAGCTTTGCTTATGAATTACCTCCTTGAGAAGGCTAAAGAGAAAAATGAGAGATTATACCTTTTAAATCATTACCTTGAAGAATTCAAAGGGACGATATTTAGACAGGTTATGTTTGCAGAATTTGAGAAATTTACTCACGAAACAGATGAAAAAGGTGAATCCCTTACACCCGAATTATTGTGTAAAAAATACCATGAATTAAATAAATTTTACTACGGCAATGATATCGTGGTTGATGAAGGTATTAATTATGAATGGGCAAGAATCCCCCATTTTTATATGGGATTTTACGTATATAAATATGCAACGGGATTTTCTTCGGCAACAGCACTTTCACAGATGATCTTAAAAGAAGGCAAACCAGCCGTAGATAGATATAAGGAATTTTTAAAAGAGGGCAGTTCCGATTATCCATTAAATCTTCTGAAAAAAGCAGGTGTAGACCTTACATCGCCAAAACCGGTGCTTGATGCATTGGATGTATTTGAAAAATTGCTTCAAGAAATGGAAAAGGAAATATAAACTATAGATTAAGGTATATTTTAATAAAAAGGGGAAGATATTTTGGAGGTTATCAATATAGATTTAAAAGACCGTTCATATCCGATATATATATGTAATAACATGCTTGATGACATAGGTAAGGTGGTATGCAGACATACCAAAAGCAAAAGGATTTACCTTGTAACAGATACCAATGTATACCCATTATATTATGAGAAAGTAAAAGCTATTTTAAATAATGCTGGGTTTGATGTATCAAAATTTGTAATACCTGCAGGTGAAAGCAGCAAAAATCTTGACATGTTAAAAAATATTTTAGAAGACATCTATAAAAGCGGGCTTTTAAGAGATGGTTCAATAATTGCCCTTGGCGGAGGAGTAGTGGGGGATATAGCCGGCTTTGCAGCAGCTACATATATGAGGGGTGTAGATTTTATTCAGATACCCACTACCCTTCTTGCACAGGTAGATAGCAGTGTAGGGGGAAAAGTCGGTGTTAATTTAAGGGGCGGCAAGAATATCGTCGGCGCTTTCCATCAGCCAAAGATGGTTTATATAGATACAAGCAATTTGAGAACCTTAAATAAAAGGGAAATACTTGGGGGATTAGCAGAAATAATAAAATACGGAGTAATATGGGACAAAGAATTATTTGAATATCTGGAATACAATATGGATGAGATACTTAATTTAAACGATGAAATGATTACACATATTATAAAAAAATCATGCGTAATCAAGGGAAAGGTTGTTTCATTGGATGAAAAAGAACAAAAATTAAGACAAATCTTAAATTACGGACATACAGTAGGACATGCTATAGAAGCATTAACAGGATATGAAAAATATATTCATGGTGAAGCTGTTGCAATTGGAATGGTATATGCAGCTAAACTGTCCCTTAAAAAGAGTCTGATAGATAAAGAATATTTTGATAGAATTTGTGCTTTGATAAAGAAGTCCGGTTTACCCGTTGAATATGGCGAACTGCATAAAGAAGACATTGTAGAACTTATAAGGCATGACAAAAAGAATAAAAACGATAAGATTAGATTTGTACTTCCGGTTGGATACGGAAAAGTAGATATCTTTGAGGTAAATAAAGATGAAATATTATCGATTCTTGATTAGTTAAACTGTATGGTATTGATAAAAATAATTTGACTTAATAATTAAACTATGTTATTTTCTTAATAAGTAGCAATTACTGCAATTTTATTAATTTAACGTGTTAAAAAAATAATATCGACATCTCCGAGCCAATTCAACCTAAGGGAGAAAATAATCTATGGTGATTGGCCTGAGTTTTACGCTCACGGGGTATCCTTGGAAACGAGTATGCCTTACTGTCACATATTTTACAAGGAGGTGGTGTATGCAACCTGATTAAATCTCAAGCAGGTTTTGTTGTGCTCCACTTTTTAGTGGAGTTTTAATTTTCTAATTATATTATAAAAGATTGCAGTAATAATTGATAAATTGCTACTGATTAAAAATATGGAGGGATATATAAATGAAAGAATTAAAAAAAAGAAGATTGAAATTAATGAGTATAGCAGGATTGCTTATATTTTTAATTGTTTTTGCTGCAACAGGATGTTCTGGAACTAAAGCTCCGCAGGAAACAAAGGTGTCATATGTTGAAGTTAAGGATGCTGTTGGAAGAACAGTAAAAATTCAAGAACCTGTCAAGAAAATAGTAAGTATATATGGAATGATTCCACAATTTGTATATCTTCTTGGTGAAGGTGATAAATTTTACGCCGGAGGTTTTTGGGGTACAGATTTTTATAAGCTTGTAGACCCTGATGTGATGACAAAAGTAAGCAGGGGGAAAACAGCAAATGTCGAAGAAATCGCAAAAGAAAAACCAGATGTTGTGCTTTGTAGTTATTGGCAGGCAAATAATAAGGATGTAAAACAGTTAGAAAGTCTCAATATACCGGTAATTTGCACAAAAGTAGAAAGTATTGAGGACATAAATAATACAGTATCAATGTTGGGAAAGGTTTTTCAAAAGGAAAAACAAGCTCAAAACATTGTAGACTATTACAAGAAAGCTGAACAAAATGTAAAGGATAAAATTCAAGGAACAACAAAGCCAAAGGTTTTGATCATGTATTATAGTGGAAAAGAGCATTCATATATGACTATGGGTGGTGATATGTTTCAAAGCAGGCTTGTTGAATTAGCCGGAGGTACTTCTGTCTCACAAAATTTATCTGGTAAAAAAAGTATAGATGTTGAACAGTCAGTCAAATGGAATCCTGATATGATCATGATAATACAATATGATAAATCGGCTGCGCAAACAAAAGATGAAATATTGAAAGACCCTGCATGGGGTAAGATAAATGCGGTTAAAGACGGAAAGGTTTTTCTTGTTCCGAATGATGGGGATAACTGGATAGATCCTTGTCCTAAGTGGCCATTGGGTTTAAATTGGGCGGCAAAGGTTTTGCATCCAAATGAATTTAAGGATGTAAACATCAAAGAGCAGGCAAAAGATTTTTATAAAACCTTCTTTGGATTGAATATCGATAAAGTTCAAATTAATGGTGATTTAATCACGAACAAATAAAATGACTGATTTATATCTTGGGAGGAAATCATAGTGAAAAAAATAATTATTTTTTGCTGCTTAGTTATTTTTCTTTCTTTGTTTTTAGGAAGATTGTGGTTTTCTCCATTTTCTTCTTTAAATGGATTAAGCAAAATTATTCTCTTTGATGTTAGATTTCCAAGAATAATAGCAGTTTCCTTAGCAGGAGCATCCTTAGGATTAGCTGGGGTTGCATTTCAAAGCTTATTTAGGAACTATCTTGCAGGTCCCGATATTCTTGGTGTAACCAGCGGGTCTGCCTTTGGAGCGGTACTCGCAATATTATTTTTTCCGTTTAATCCATATATAATACAAGGTTCATCATTTATATTTGGAATAATTGCGGTAATATTAGTTTATAAATTGGGAAGTTTAATTGGGAAAAGCTTGTTAAGCTTAATTCTGGCAGGTATGGTCGTTTCAGCGATTTTTGCAGGTTTTGTAGGACTTTTTAAATATATTGCCGATCCTTACAATAAGCTTCCTACT
This is a stretch of genomic DNA from Aceticella autotrophica. It encodes these proteins:
- the pepF gene encoding oligoendopeptidase F, whose amino-acid sequence is MVKRLPDRKEIDDRYKWKLEDIYENEELWENDFNRVKVILNEILKYKGKINNDKSLLEVLKLNDDVSILTNKLIAYAKMRKDEDNSNGKYQALADRAMTLNIQVLSATSFIIPEVLSIDETAIKDYLDRNTELGVYKHFLDDILRYKPHVLSDKEERLLAETGIIAQAPGNIFKMLNNADIKFPIIKDDDGNDVELTHGNFIKFMESRNRDVRYNAFNGMYNTYKNFINTYSSMTDSNVKKDIFYSKMRNHKSSLEASLFDDNVPVEVYNNLINTVHDKIDLLHRYVKLRKKFLKLEELHMYDLYVPLIKEYDKHYKYEEAVNIVLEGLKPLGNDYVDILKSGFDSKWIDVFENRGKTSGAYSWGAYGVHPYVLLNYQGNLNDVFTIAHEMGHSLHTHYSMSCQPFVYSEYKIFVAEVASTCNEALLMNYLLEKAKEKNERLYLLNHYLEEFKGTIFRQVMFAEFEKFTHETDEKGESLTPELLCKKYHELNKFYYGNDIVVDEGINYEWARIPHFYMGFYVYKYATGFSSATALSQMILKEGKPAVDRYKEFLKEGSSDYPLNLLKKAGVDLTSPKPVLDALDVFEKLLQEMEKEI
- the aroB gene encoding 3-dehydroquinate synthase, encoding MEVINIDLKDRSYPIYICNNMLDDIGKVVCRHTKSKRIYLVTDTNVYPLYYEKVKAILNNAGFDVSKFVIPAGESSKNLDMLKNILEDIYKSGLLRDGSIIALGGGVVGDIAGFAAATYMRGVDFIQIPTTLLAQVDSSVGGKVGVNLRGGKNIVGAFHQPKMVYIDTSNLRTLNKREILGGLAEIIKYGVIWDKELFEYLEYNMDEILNLNDEMITHIIKKSCVIKGKVVSLDEKEQKLRQILNYGHTVGHAIEALTGYEKYIHGEAVAIGMVYAAKLSLKKSLIDKEYFDRICALIKKSGLPVEYGELHKEDIVELIRHDKKNKNDKIRFVLPVGYGKVDIFEVNKDEILSILD
- a CDS encoding ABC transporter substrate-binding protein codes for the protein MKELKKRRLKLMSIAGLLIFLIVFAATGCSGTKAPQETKVSYVEVKDAVGRTVKIQEPVKKIVSIYGMIPQFVYLLGEGDKFYAGGFWGTDFYKLVDPDVMTKVSRGKTANVEEIAKEKPDVVLCSYWQANNKDVKQLESLNIPVICTKVESIEDINNTVSMLGKVFQKEKQAQNIVDYYKKAEQNVKDKIQGTTKPKVLIMYYSGKEHSYMTMGGDMFQSRLVELAGGTSVSQNLSGKKSIDVEQSVKWNPDMIMIIQYDKSAAQTKDEILKDPAWGKINAVKDGKVFLVPNDGDNWIDPCPKWPLGLNWAAKVLHPNEFKDVNIKEQAKDFYKTFFGLNIDKVQINGDLITNK
- a CDS encoding FecCD family ABC transporter permease, producing the protein MKKIIIFCCLVIFLSLFLGRLWFSPFSSLNGLSKIILFDVRFPRIIAVSLAGASLGLAGVAFQSLFRNYLAGPDILGVTSGSAFGAVLAILFFPFNPYIIQGSSFIFGIIAVILVYKLGSLIGKSLLSLILAGMVVSAIFAGFVGLFKYIADPYNKLPTIVFWLLGSFSGVRWKDLSIAAFPMIIGIVGLLSMGWIFNILSLGDEEAKALGVNVNRWKITAIILATLSSSATTALAGMIAWVGVVSPHIARLIVGVNNKKLVPASAVVGAVLLLICDDLARCLVASELPLSIMTDFIGAPILFFILVKRRKMYYVKD